aaaaaatactttttcatGCATACAAATTATGTCCCGTTATCACTTCTCACagttttaatttgtttgttaAATTGCCTTTCCACCATGGAGAAAAAATTTATTAGTGTCTGTGTTACTTCTGTCTTATCAATTAAGAGGTAAATCCACACTGCACGAGAGCAATCATCAACAATAGTAAGAAAATATGTAGCACCGCAAGAAGAACGAGTTCGATACGGTCCCCACAAATCACAATGAATCGAATCAAATATATTAGAAGCTTGATGTTCGCACAAGGAAAATTTTTCCCTAGTTTGCTTAGCTTTTTGACATGCCTCGCAAACTTTATTTTGTACATCACTAAATTGACTACTAGCTTCATTAGACACTAACTGAGTAGTTTTCCAAGACGGATGCCCCAACCGCTGATGCCATACTTCTAACAGATTCATGCCTTCAACTTTGCAAGCCTGCTTCTTGGGAGCTTCCCGGAAAAAGTAGAGTCCATCCCTCGGTTCACCCATTCCAATCAACATCTTCATAGTGCGGTCCTATATTGCACACAATTTACCAATGAAATAAACATTACAATTCGATTCATCTGACAATTGTGATACAGAAATCAAATCACAATCTTAATCAGGAACATAAAGCACATTTGTAATCTTTAAATTATCAGTGAGTTTTATTGTTCCTTCCTTCGTAGACATTGTGGTTTGCCCGTTAGGAAGTCTAACTGGCCCCCCTTGCATGTCCCTTAAATTACACAGATGTTGCAAGGTTCCTGTCATATGATTAGATATCCCACTGTCGATTATCCAGGGATTTAAAATAAGCTTACCTGTAATGCTTTCATTTGGAGTGACTTTTGAGTTATTAAGCATTTCTACCAAGGTTTTCCATTGCTCCTGGCTCAATCTTGTCGTGGCTGAGTTTCTTGTTTCTTCACCAAGGGTTGAACCTGAGCATTGTACAGCATGAACACGCGCCGGTCCCCTACCACGACCACCGCTTGATCCTGTGCTTCCACCCCGGTTCTGACCTCGTCCTCGTCCGCCAGATTtttcgttgttcctcgggcgtTCACCCTACCATTCTGGATAACCGATAATCTCAAAGCAGCCAGCCTCATCATGTCCCTTTTTGTTGCAGTTTGAGCAGAATGAGTCAATCTTGTTTTCACGTCCTCTTGCCTTCATGCTTGCTTGAGCAGCCAAGGCCATGACTTCTGGCCGCTCCTCTCTGGTTTGTGGCCTATTTCGCACACTCTCTTCTTGCACCAGAATGGAGTACATCTTGTTTAAGGATGGCAGAGGATCGGTGGCCAGCACGTTTGAGCGAATCGTTCCGTAGAGTCCGTCATCAAGACCCATCAGAAACATGTgcccttgttcttcttctttgcgTTTTTCAATTTTTGCTGCAAGTCCGCACTTGCACCCTTTGCAGGTACAAGTTAATGCTGGTTCATGGTTTGCTAATTCGTCCCACAGTGCTTTTAGCTTTCCGTAATAAGCGACTATGGACAAATTTCCTTGTTTGCATTGTGCCAGTTCTGATTTCAGTTGTTGTATTCTAGGACCGTTCACCACTGAGAACCGCTCCTTTATGTCTTCCCATATCTCCTTGGCGGTTTCAAGATATGAGAGGGTCGTTCGTAGAGTTGGCTCTACTGTGTTCAGGATCCATGACACCCAACATGGCTTGAACTGTCCACCAGTCCTCCAAATCAGGGGAGGGGATCCTTCTTTGGGTTCCGTTATGGTTCCGTCAACGAAACCCCATTTTCTCCGTGCTCACAGGGACCGCTTCATAGCTCTGGCCCATTCATCATAGTTTTCACCTTTCAGCTGCACCTGTGCGATCACACTTCCAGGATTATCGTTGGAGTTGAGATCATAAGGTgacaacttctttttctcaacGTTTTCTTTTACAGAAGACGTTTCTGATTGTGTTTCTTCCATAGCAGCCGCAAGGTTTTCTGCCTAGGGTTGtagggctctgataccatgtaaaGAATGGAACAGATGATTTTATTCCTTGCATAACAGTGTGTTATATACAGCAGATGCACCTCAGCATACTGCAATTACTCCTAATATCATGCCTACATATCAGCTAGAGATTCTATCTCTAATTACAGAATTTCCTAAATTACAATATGTCTAATTAGATTAAAATCAAATCTATCATATGATATGCAAATCAAAATCTGAGATGAGATATACTTGGCATGTATATCGTTAATAGTATTCATCTATCTTGCTTCCAAGCATTCTCAAAGAAGCAGTGTATTTACAGCAATTACAGCATGTATGATTGAAGATGCCGCTGCAATTAACCGTTTTTTACTGTTTCCAAAATTGTAATTTAACTGATACTTAAATCATGGATGGGTCAGATTGTATCTTTGATGTTATTGGCTGCCTAGTGCCTACTCTATATAGTTTATACCAATCGGGAAAATTGCTGAATATCCTGGGCATCCATATTGTTACCATCCTCACACCTATTTATACCATCCCTGTACCGCACTTTAAAGTATACATATTTTTTGTGAAATTCAATGGAGTGACATGAATAGGTGTCGGGTGCCACCAATAACAATGTCCTAATCTATAAGGTTTGTCAATCAGAATTTTCCAGGTTAAGTAaaatattcattttattttcatccAGCTGTACAAATGTGGAGAAATGCAATTACCTTTTGAATCACTAGTATTCTCCATCGGGGTAGTTCTATTCGAACCGTGTAGGATCATTATAAATGATAAAACTTCCTTGTTCAAATGTTTAACTCAGCTGCATTCACAGGAACTCGAACCCAAGACATATGTTTAACCTAGAAAAACCACATGTCTTTTGTCTTGCTATTACTTAGGATAACTCAATTCAATCAATCTTATTTGCAGTAGAAAGAACTGTCATTCTCATCATTCTTTCCAGCTTTCGTATACCAGTGCGAGTTCAACAACAATATATGACTAATAATTAGAAATGATGAAGTGAATTTTTCACTACCTCAACTATCAAGTCTTCTTTACACTGCATACTACAGATACTTTGTAGTTCAGCTACATACATTTTCCATTTAACACATTCACATTAGACATTAGAGACCCTGCTTACAATGCAAGTTGTGAGGAATCATTCTCTAAATATAATTGTAGGAGTATAACTATATATAAATGTAAATTAAAAGAAATCTCATATTAGATAGAAAACAAGATTTGAGCAATGTGTAAGTGAAAGAACTCCTTCCGTCACTGCCTTAAAGTTTTATGGTAAAATTATGAAGATGATGTCTAAATCACTTATGCTCTATAACCCAATATTGAAGTGATTTCCCCGGTTCATCTCATTGCAAGCCCAACAGTAACTAAAAAATCCAATAATCATTACTATTCTTTTCTAAGAAAATGAAATTCAATCCCAACCCATTGTGATTTTGTCGTGCTATAACACAGAAATACTGAAATGCActttaaaacttcaatttagatTGCTCAACCAGATTATGAGTTGTGAaactttttttctccttttctttatGGTCAAGGATTATGATTTTTGATAAAATGAGATGACATTTATAAGAATTTGCTGATTTTTATTGGATTCAATGGCtgaaaatgagttttgattCACTTACACTCcattttctcttctcatttccactcttttttttttctataacatCACTTATCGTatcttttatttctctcttttctcttcctaTATCTTACTAAgtgtgagtggatttgaagtgTGAAGAACTTAGGATAATATTCTCCCCTAAAGATATAGTGCTCTGTTTGAATGTATCAGAGTAAATGGTGAAGACCACCCTAACAAATGTAGGGTAATGAATGCTATGTTAAATACCATATGATGAATATATCAAGATCTGAGACAGTGTTATACTAAAATCATTGCATGCTTCTCACACAATGTTGTTTTAGAAACCATGCAGTTAGTATTTATTTGGTTTATGTTAGTAGTAGGTTCCACCAAACAGAGATGCTATCTGCTTTAGGAGGGTAATAAATAAAGTCAAACCTTCTCCCTAAAGAGTAAAGACGGATTTGAAGCACATAAAGAAAAGATTAATAGTAGTAGTAGTAACAAATAATAACAGAGTGATGATGATTTCATAACAAAACTCTTATTCAGATTTAATTTTTTCTGGACATTGTTTCTGATGACCTTTATCTCATATTTCTTCAGATAACTTCTGTCCTCAAATTAAATCTAATCAGTGATCTATTTAGTATTCAACAACCCAATAGTGGTGACAGACCTTACAAGTAATACAATATATAACAGTGGAAAGGCAGCAACACAGTtaactttttcttcttctccatatAGTAAGCGATAGTGTATCAGATTTTAATATTCTGGTGATCACTAAGTGAGTTCACTATCAAGAATGTTATGGCACTTTTGTTGTAATTCAAAAAGAGTTTAATAATTCTAGCAAAATAATGCCCCCAATGAATGAACCCcaaatcttcaattaaaaagGAAAACCTGATGTATAAAGCTTCCGTTGTGCGTAATGTTTAAGGAGGGGCTAAACTCATTTTGTGGAACTAATGTAGACCGTCTTACCTTGCATTTTTACAAGAGGTTGATTCCATGGTCGAATCTGTAACAATAAAGTCATGTTACAGCAATCTTATCGTTGTAACGAGACTCTCCCTTAACCCCCCAAATCTTTAATTATTAACTCAATAAATTTGCTTGTTTGTGAAGACAATATTGGCCCATAACGTAATGACGCAATTATACCATGCAGAGCTAACATACTCAATGAAAGTTCAAAcagagagaatgagagatgCAACAAAGCAAAACGTTAAGAGATCTTTATTTCTTTGAAAtgataatctttttttttttgaaagctttGAAATGATAATCTTGAATGATGTGATTTATCTTAAAAGTTTCCCATGCATGAAACGTGTGAACAAATTAACTACTATGTGTATAGGTTATTAGTAGCCGATCATTTTCCCTATTTTCAAAAAagagtaaaattaaataaaacaggACGGCTATACTTTAACTTCACCCAAGGACATCATAGATGAGAAAACAAGTATAACTTACAACCTACTCAAAGCATTGTATATATGGTACTGTagaaagaaataataaaaaagaattGAACCTTTAGTTCTATTCCTTGTATTACATAACActaattttttctctttatatCTACATATCAAATGAATGGAAGTAAAACAATCAGTGCTATATTTAGAAACTAAGGAATCAATACGGTAACTGTTTAATCATCACATTCATGTTTCCTTAGCTTCAAGGTTTGGCATGCCTAGTGTGATGGTGGGGCTTCAATTTCCAAGCCATAGCCCATAGGCTTTAAAGCTAAATTCAATTGCTAATTGGCATTCTCATATATGTCCATTATGCAAACATTACTTCTTCATAAACTTTAACATTAAGCACCTTAGTTTTAATCTAATTagaatttataaattaatttttacccTTCAATATGTATTTTGGAAACACAAAGGAACCTATTATGTGCAATGCCAAAAAAATATTAGACACATTTTTCAAACATGAGCTAATCCATGGTTTGGAAGAATAAGGGAAATCATAATatataaaaacattaaaaaagacAAAGATCAACccttataaaaaataatcaaaatggCAGTTGATTCCCCCAATAACCCTCCTCTAAAATAAAGAAACCAGGTCCCATGTGTAGAAGAGGGGCACAATACACGTCCTCTAAACCATTCATATTATTGCTTATTTAGATTagcttctttttccttataatcaATTCTAATATTTAGGAGGTACTCATAGAAACTTCTCTTCATAATTGATTCTAGCTTAAGAATCAATTgcagaaggatttccaaacatgcgaTTAGTCATGTTTGGCTCAAATCCACTGCTCAATGTATTGATGGTTTATTAACAAAAAATCAAGGCTAAAATTGACTAGAAAACATGATGATTTGTGATATGTTAATTCAATTGtctaaatggttatatcatGCTCATGTCAATAAAGACCATCATATTGGGTACCAAACACATGCATGCAGTGTAGACCGCAGACCAGAACCTTGGTCATACAAACGAAAAAAgagaggaaagaaagaaagcaGAGACGTGATCACCAATAATGGCTATTACTTCAACTTTTATCAACATGTTTGCGATTTTATAAATATGGAAGAGCTTGAAAGAAGTATTCAACGTAAAGATAAAAGAGTCCAGGTGGTACTGTTGAAGTCCAAACTTGAAAGTAGACAGATTTCAAAGCATTGATTTCACATGATCACGTGTGTCTCCCAGCCAGCAAACCATCACTATCCCCCAAATCATGGTTTCCCTTTCCCTACGTGAAACATTTTCAACTATAAAAGGCCCCCCATTAGCCCCAACATATAATAAAACTATCTTGCATTTGCATTCTCAGTCTCACCTACCCATATATCCCTTACTTTCTACCATACTATTCAACATATTGATCCAACAACAATGGTTTCAGAGAAAAACCATTCCAAGAATGTGTGTGTGATCGGAGCCGGACCATCAGGGCTTGTGGCGGCTAGGGAGTTGAGAAAAGAAGGTCATCAGGTGGTTGTGCTGGAGCAGAATCATGAGGTTGGAGGGCAATGGCTGTATGAACCGAATGTACAAGGGGAGGATCCTTTAGGAAGAAAAACTATTCTTAAGGTGCATAGCAGTCTCTATGAGTCTTTGAGGCTGACATCTCCAAGGGAGATCATGGGGTTCTCTGACTTCCCATTTTTGGTCAAGAAAGGTAGAGACATGAGGAGGTTTCCTAGCCATACAGAGCTACTTCAGTATCTAAAGGATTTTTGTGActggtttgggttgagagagaTAATTAGGTTCAATACAAGGGTGGATCATGTTGGAATGTTAGATTATGGTGCCTGTAGTAATGATTTGAAGTGGGTTGTTAGAAGcagagagaagaagaatgagaaggtGGTGGAAGAGGTGTTTGATGCTGTGGTTGTGGCCACTGGTCATTACTCTCAACCAAGATTGCCCTCAATTAAAGGTACATGAGTGTCTACTAAGCTCTGGATAAATCTCTATCTCTGactcacacacacacagatGATATAGTGCATGTTTTGATTCATGATGAAAAACCACGGCGAGGTCAAAATCATGATGCACAGTCAGAAAAGCTAAGGGAAGTTGCTTCTGTCCACAATGATTTTGCCTTTACCATGGTTTTTCACAGTGCATCTAAACACATAATCATGGAAGGGAAAGTGATTTTTGACCCCTTGAATCTACTCATCCATTTATTTCATGCAAAAGATAAGAATGTGATTACATATATAATTATGCATTCAAGctcataatatatttttattcctGTCTTTCTGATGCTCAGGAATGGACAAATGGAAAAGAAATCAAATGCATAGTCACATTTACAGAACCCCAGAACCATTCCACAATGAGGTATATGATATGTGTAATctcatatttatttaaataatttaaagagTGTGAAATTCATTTGTAGTGGTCTAGTGGAAAGGCTATATAAGTCCTGTAAAAGGTTGAGAAGCAGGCACATATGCATTAGTAAAACAATGAGAAATATTATTTAGCTTTCATAATTTATAAACTTCCTCCCTTTTTGCTCTAAATAAGCACTGCCTGACTTATTTGAGAGAAATTTTCATTCAACAGATTGTGGTTGTGGTTGGGAGTTCCTTAAGTGGACAAGATATATCAATGGAGCTTGTGGAAGTTGCAAAGGAAGTCCATATGAGTTCCAGATCTCTCAAAATCTCTGAGGGTTTATCTAAAGTCATATCCAAACATGAGAACTTTCACCTTCATCCAGAGGTATcactttttaatatattaagttCAAATCtcaaaatagaaaacgaaagaaaaataaacaagaTATAATTGGTTCAATACTATTTTTGCAAGCTTCATAACATGTGGTACCTTGTGCAGATAGACTCCCTTCAAGAGGATGGATGGGTCACTTTCATGGATGGTTCTTGCATTCTTGCAGACACTATTTTGTACTGCACAGGGTAACATCCCACATTACCATAATAATAAGCTGACAAAAGATTGATTAAACACTAAGTTAGATAACAAAACCAATGCAGTAAATTTCACTAACTTatggttgaaacttgaaacgaTATTATGATTGAATGATTATGATAATGGTTTTGAGATTTAAGTGTGGGGCCTATGTCCAAACATGTCTCATGTTTCCTTTTAGAGTTAATTGATTGGTTTCAGAGTCAATTGGTTATGTGTAGGTACTCCTATGCATTCCCCTTTCTTGACACCAAAGGAATGGTAGTTGTGGATGATGACAGAGTGGGTCCTTTATATGAGCACACTTTCCCCCCATCACTTGCTCCATCCCTTTCCTTTATAGGCATCCCAAGAAAGGTAAACTACCctttaaattcattttaatGCATGTATTTTATACTCACAGAGACATGCATACTTTTTAGTTTTAATGATGGTGCATAACTAAGTATTTCACAATGTATATGAAGCTAATATAACAGTAAAATTCTTGATTGATGAGTGTGTGCAGATCATAGGATTCCCTTTCTTCGAATCGCAAGCAGTATGGATAGCACAACTTCTTTCTGGGAAAAAAGTATTGCCATCATGGGAGGAAATGATGAAATCCATCAAGGAGTTCTACCATTCAACAGAACTAGCAGGCATTCCTAAGCACTGTACCCATGAAATTGCAAACTTTGAggtaagaaaaaataaatctagTTATAGTATTACTATAAACTTGGGTTCATAATAAAACTCTATCTGACACAATCACCATTCAATTTTATGACACACCTATTTATACGTAGAAGGTTTCATAATATCTGAAACCAAATTTATATTGCTACTACCTATGAGTTGGGATATCAGTTGAATGTAACATGAGCAGACTTTCAACTCAATTAGTAAGAAGGGTTTCATTCACTTCTTATCATGAAGTTTTGTGATGCGAACAGATAACCAAACACAACCTACTACCCATTTTATAGATGAAACAAGACAGAGAAACGCATAAGGAATGCCTTGAAGTAACAAATTGAGTGTGTATTTGGAATGGACTCTCGCAAAAAATCAAATGCACATTTCACTAGAAGCTATAAATTGTAGGTTATGTAAAAGTGATTATAGAGCTACTAGAAAGTAGAAAGTGATTCCAAGCATACTAGAAAGAATTAAGAACTTCCATAAGCACAATGCCCACAAATATAACCAATTAAAAAGTCAAAATACACTAAAATAATAACAACAAAAGATTACAAAATTCATGTTAATATTATAGCCAATTGATGACCCATTTGAGAATTTATTTTTGACCTTTTGTTGCTGCATTGCAGTACTGTGACAAATACGGGGAGAACGTAGGATTCCCACGATTAGAAGAATGGCGAAAAGGGCTGTGCCTATCTGCCATAATCAACTCTGATGTCAACTTGGAGACATATCGAGATTCGTGGGATGATGGTGAGCTGCTCCAAGAGGCCCTTCAAAGTCCTCACTTTACTCAACTTGGCCTTGAAGATTCTCCTCTGTAAAGCAAAAAAACCAAGAGTAAATGAGTTTACAAAATTGCTGTTTTGCACTTTGGCTGGCATTTACAGAATCTGCCTATGTAATttctattatttattattaaaagaTTGGAAAAGAGACAACATTGTTGAATGAGAGAATCACGGAGATGATGATATAAACAATTGAGAGGAGTGTTTTTGAATGTGAAGTTCCTGTTTTTGTCTACAGAGTTAAGTGGGGAATTTCATCGAACAGTTAGAGGACACAATTACAAAACGCGTTTAACGGCACTAACTCGCAGAAAATCAAAAACTAAGTGGGACATGAGTTGAAACGGGACACTGGAATTTGGATTCCCAATTATATTTGCGCGGCGCGTCACGTCTTCATTTCGGCGCTTTACTACTGTCTTTTGCCTACGAAAGATTTTCatctagctttttttttttttttttttttgaaatcaaacaGCATATTATTAATCAAGTGGGCAGAGACGCCAAAACATCAGTCTACAAAGCAAACCCCTTCTGGCGGAACCTCCTTCACTCATACGGACTCGCCATAGGTGGAGCATTCCAAGCTAGATAATCAGCCACAGAATTCCTTGAATgtctaacaaaagaaaaaaacaactgAATCAAAATGCAAGATAAGCCTACAACAATCACTAACAATAGAGTCTAGGTAATTCCTCTCCTAAGCACCTCTCCTCCGAGCCTGAAACAATTGGAGACAATCCACCTCAAAGCAAATCCGTCTGAAACCCAAATCAATAGCTAGATAATTCCTCCCATGTGCTAGCTTGTTTATTTAATTAAACAGTTTTTTCCTTTAGGGAGAGAAGTTATTCCAATACTCCATTCATCCATCCATTCGTTTGTAAAACTCTCTTGAgcttttcagaaaaaaaaaaaaaaaaaaactctcttgAGACAATCATGCATAATTGCATATTATGAAAACATCTAGGGTTTAATTTGTTTTTGGTCCCCATAAAATAGTAAATTATTGATTTCAGTCCCCTTTTTATGTTTGCATTGATTTTAAAGTTCCCAGAAAATACACCCCAAAATACAtatgaaaattaaaagataaacaGAAAATTCTGATGTGCTTTGAACTTTATCGTCATTTTCCTTCAATATTCAAATTCTCTCATAGGTTAACATCAGAAAGAGTATATGGAATTAACAATAACTCGCTCCTAACAAGAGACTTTTGATTTGATTCTTTTATGCTTTCAGCTTCCTACAATTAGGTAGTGAAATACCTTTAAGAAACATCTATATACTTCATGTTTATTTTCACTTATCATCTTACAATGACGGTTGCTTGTAAGTTAGTGCATCCTGATAGCACAGTTAACAATTACTTGAAGGTGAGTTAGCGTTTAAAGAGGGTATGGTTGCTACAATTAGTAATTAAAGATTGCTTATATAATAAGCGGTGTATGAGATCCAATAGCATTACAATCTCACTTATTATTATATTAGCTTATTACCTTGCTCAAAACATCATAATCAATCTCAACTTTATTCATCTATACTATGAATCACCCCTATCTCGAAGTCATCACCTAGTCACTTGGGTTCGATAACTGGGACATACAATCCTATTTTACTTACGGGATATGATGCAGTTTGTCTTTTGTCGTTGTTGTCGAGGACTAGGATTGAACGGTTAGAATTAAGATCATACTTAggtttttttttactgtttatGTTTTACCATGTCAAAACAGTCGTGCGACACGCACTCATTTCGACGCTTTACTACTGTCTTTTGCCTACGAAAGATTTTCATCtagcttgtttttttttttttttttgaaatcaaacaACATTCTAATAATCAAGTTGGCAAAGAAGCCAAAGCATCAGACCcgaatgatagttcaagtggtaagagtttggccttgggacataagggttgggtgagatgaaggATGAAGGGTTCGAACCCCGATGAGGGACTAATTTTcaaacattactaacaactaacatttgcctataaaaaaaaggctaaaaagcacttttggcccctgatgtttcaagtttgtgcaaattctgcccctacaatatttttgttgatgtttctacccctcatgttttcaaatagTGCACCGTTTACcccctccgtcagtcaaacgttaaaaacctaacggaatgagctgatttggctttttttttttacctgccacgtggaaattacaagtgaaattggaaaaagggggcatgggagattcaaactcaagacttgtaagtagcaaaacatgaatttaaccagttcagttacatacataattgatatatacatcaagcaaatttaatttatataatttccttgatcatcatcaacttcatatacttatttgcatctctctaatccactcaggaacctctcatgagaaagcctgactaacggaggggtagacgatgcactgtttgaaaacatgaggggtagaaacgtcgacaaaaatagagtaggggcagaatttgcacaaacttgaaacatcagaggccaaaaatgctttttagctaATAAAAAATCATAGTCTACAAAGCAAACCGTTTCGGGCGGAACCCCCTCCACCCATACGGACTCGCCATAGGTGGAGGCATTCCAAGCTAGATAATTAGCCAGATTGAATgtctaacaaaagaaaaaaaaaacataatcacTAACAATATGAGTCTAGGTAATTCCTCCCCTATGCACATCTCCTCCGAGCCTGAAACAATTGGAGACAATCCACCTCAAAGCAAATTCGTCTTAAACCGAAATCAATAGCTAGATAATTCCTCCCATGTGCTAGCTTGTTTATTCAATTAAACAGTTTTTGCCTTTAGGGAGAAAAGTTATTCCAATACTCCATTCATCCATCCATTTGTTTGTAATTATAAAACTCTATtgagcttttcaaaaaaaaaaaaaaactctcttgAGACAATCATGCATAATTGCATATTAAGAAAACATCTAGGTTTAATTTGTTTTTGGTCCCCATAAAATAGTAAATTATAGATTTCAGTACCCTTTTTATGTTTGCATTGATTTTAAAGTTCCCAGAAAATACACCCCAAAATACAtatgaaaattaaaagataaacaGAAAATTCTGATGTGCTTTGAACTTTATCGTCATTTTCGTTCAATATTCGAATTCTCTCCTAGGTGTTATCAGAAAGAGTATATGGAATTAACAATAACTCGCTCCTAACAATAGACTTATAATGGTCATACTCATAGGATGTCATACTCATTATCTAAAATTAAAATGGATATTCCTAATTTGAATATAATATATGATTTTCCACTTAAGCCTGAAAATTCAAGAGATTTGGCAATACCATGTGTTATGGGGCAAA
This is a stretch of genomic DNA from Lotus japonicus ecotype B-129 chromosome 1, LjGifu_v1.2. It encodes these proteins:
- the LOC130734626 gene encoding flavin-containing monooxygenase FMO GS-OX-like 9, whose protein sequence is MVSEKNHSKNVCVIGAGPSGLVAARELRKEGHQVVVLEQNHEVGGQWLYEPNVQGEDPLGRKTILKVHSSLYESLRLTSPREIMGFSDFPFLVKKGRDMRRFPSHTELLQYLKDFCDWFGLREIIRFNTRVDHVGMLDYGACSNDLKWVVRSREKKNEKVVEEVFDAVVVATGHYSQPRLPSIKGMDKWKRNQMHSHIYRTPEPFHNEIVVVVGSSLSGQDISMELVEVAKEVHMSSRSLKISEGLSKVISKHENFHLHPEIDSLQEDGWVTFMDGSCILADTILYCTGYSYAFPFLDTKGMVVVDDDRVGPLYEHTFPPSLAPSLSFIGIPRKIIGFPFFESQAVWIAQLLSGKKVLPSWEEMMKSIKEFYHSTELAGIPKHCTHEIANFEYCDKYGENVGFPRLEEWRKGLCLSAIINSDVNLETYRDSWDDGELLQEALQSPHFTQLGLEDSPL